AGAACAAGATGGAAGACCTAAAGGTGTTAGGTACAGGGGTTCTCGTGAAAAGGTGCGGAAGAAGAGGAAGTGTGCCTAGTGTGGGATGCTGACCTTTCACAACCGTCGAACATGTCGCAGAGCTCCTTTGGCTCCTCGTGCGCTAACGTTTCGCAAGGAGTCTCATTCCAGGATTATCAACTTCTTGAGAGGATGTTGTTCTGAAGTTCTTGTGGTGTTTATGAACAaacttgttttaggtttcttaccAGTTTggtgtttcttttcctttttttggtTTGCACTTGTTATTTAATGACATACATTCTTATATGTTGTTACGAATTCTATTGTTTTGTTTCTCAAGTATATGTCAGTTGGCAGGTTCCAGGTTTATTAATTTTATAGGTTGTTGACACTATTGTGTGGAAACATTGTTCTTGGGTTCCAACctatttggatcaacaatggttgtttatCCAACttttttggatcaacaatggtttttgacacaaaacaaacaaaaaaattgcatGGTTATATCTGTATTTTCTAGTAAAATTCCTCAAGCTTTGCATACCTGTAACATTCATTCATAATCAGACTAACATAactggatcaacaatggttgttgacacaaaaaacaaacaaaaaaattgcatGGATCCATCTGTATTTGCTAATAAACTCCTCAAGCTATACATACCCGTAATATTCATCCATAATCAGACAACAAATACATCCATAAATGATCAGACAAAACAAATACCTGTAACAAATAATTCATTCATAATGGTTCATAATAATTCAATCAGACCTACAATAAGATTTACTTACTAAGATAAGTATTTTTAAAACTACAGTTAGATTTTGTTTACAGACCATGAACAGACTATGATATCAAGCTCATTCTAATGGTTCAGCTAATGCTTCATCTACTGGATCAACTACTTGTTCAACTGAGTCTTGCAATTGGATTTTTTGTTGAATAGAGTCAGTAGCTGAATCAGGAAGTTGTTCCGGTTTCTTCCATGAACCCAATTATGACAAGATTCTTGCTGCAATCTTCACTCGCTTCTTGTTCAACTTCTCATCTAAGTTAGCGATTTCAGATAGGTGTTCACAGTTTCCACGCTTCACCAAATTATTCATGTACATGCAAGTGTGCAATGCACAGTCGCATCCGTCTTGTGCTGGTACAGTGCAATGTGAGAAGGTTGTCTCGATATTACCACCTGTCTCCGGATCTCTGTGGCCCATTTCATTCAGCCACTGAGTCAGTGGTACTATCATCACCATATATTGCCATTTGTGATCTGCGTTTTGCCTTGCAAAGTTGTACACTATCCATTTTCCTTTTACCAATTCCAGCACCACCCAATGATATCCAACACCGTCCTTGTCCGTCAAGCACATTGGTATGATGAGGTATGTGTCTTCAACATTCCCTGTGTAACTGGTCCTCACCTTTTCTGGAACCCCACATCTCTCTACCTTTGCCATATTTTTAGTGGTTAATGCGATCCCCAATATCCGCTGTATCAATATTTTTTaaagaaatatattagttttgcaTTTTATGGATCATCTACATTATAAACAAAAGCTACATttgtcaacaaaaaaaaatgcaattGTGATATCGTAACCAGAGAACAACATAAAATGAACAACATATCGTATTTGCAATTAAACTCCTCAAGCTATACATACCTGTAACATTCATTCATAATCAGACTAACttatttggatcaacaatagttgttGATCCAACCTAtctggatcaacaatggttgttgatccaacttATTTGGATCAACAATTGTTGTTGACATACAAAACAAACCAAGATTTTTTTGTTACTTACATAATCATTTGTTGAGAGAATGACGTGGTTCTTGTAATCTGGTTTATGCGGCGAATCCATCTTTGCTTTCAACAAGTTGATGTAGTAATCAACAATCTCAGCATGAATGTTTTGATTATTCAGTAGACACTGTATGAACTTCCCATTGATGACTACCTCGAAATCTTGGTTGCAGAAATAAAAACTGTAAGCTTTCTCGCTGCAAAATGAACAACAAATGAATATGTTATTAAAAAGAGCTAgcataacccaaaaaataactatGTGAACTGAGTTGTTTGACTTCGAATATGTTATTACATACCATTCAGTTGTATTCTCAAAGAATGGCTCGATGACTTCTCTTTCGCTGTCATTGAATTTTTTCCACAACTTAGTTTTTTTGGCTTCATCAGTTTTGTGGGTTCCGCTGGTGTGTTGTCAATTTGACTGTCGAGAGTGTCGAGGTCAATTGTTTCAATTTGCTTCtgcttcttttttccttttccaccTTTCCTTTGTCCCCTTTTACACTTAGCAGTAGGTGTTCGACTTCGAAGTTTATACGGCTTTCTCTTCGGCCTTTCTCCCTTCTTCACCCGTTTCACAAGAGAACTGACCTGCGGTTTTTCTGATGCTTTTGTACCATCGGATTGTTCTTCTGATTCGGTTTCCTCTTCAGTTTTCTCCTCAACTGCATCCAAATTAAACGATTTCTTCAATCCTGCACGTATTGCAGCTCCTTGTGTATTGTCATCCTCTTCACTTTGCTCTTCAACCTCTTCACTTTGCTTTTCAACCTCTTCTGCTTGTTGTGTTACCTCACGATCTACCTCATCCATTATTGCACCGAAAATCGGTTGTGAGGGAGTTGTTTGCACATTAGCATCAATTTCATCAGGTTTTATTATTGAAAGTGGAGGAGTGTCAAACACAATCATATCCGCTGGTATGTCATCATTCTTCTTCTCAACAGACGGACTCTTATCTTCCATTTGTATGTCACCTTTCTCTTCTACTATTCCAGCAAATATTGAAATGTTTTCCACCACCGAATCGAGCTCTGCAACGTTTTCGACAACTGTATTGAGCTCTAAGTCATCAGCTTTCTTTACTTCTCTTCCTGCATGAAATCCTTTCTTCCAACTCTCCTATTTTTGCTACTTGTTTGTTTTTCCGAATACGTCATTCCACTTTGAAAACCCTTCTGAAAAACTTATCTTGAGTTCCTAAAGTACTTTGAGTTCCCAATGTACTTTGAGTTCCATCTTCAGTTCCCAACGAATCGTTCATTTCTTGAGTGTCTTCATTGTTCACAGCCGCAGAATCATCCACTTTCATGTCTACTCTAGTTTCATTCCCATCTGTTGGTTGATCATTCGCCGCAGAGTTCGTTTCATCTTGATTACCTTTTCCAGATGATTCGCCTTTTTGTTGTTGTGTGAACAAATCTTCGAATTCCAAACCTTCAAATTCTTTCCCTGTATACACTGGTTTATTTTTATTCAGTGATTCCTAAAAAATCCTTTCTTCTTCATGCCATTTCTTTATATTCTTGTCAATATCAGCAAGTCGCTCCGGTTCTCCAGCTTGCAACTGTAGTTTTTCCTTGTTCCTCTCATACATCTCTCTCAAGAATATCGTGATGTGGACAAACATTTTGATTTGAGCCTTGTCCATGTAATGAATCTCATGCCTGTCACAACCAAGAAGGATGTTTTCTTCCTCTAGTTCCTTTATCTTTTTCCTATCTTGTTCCAGTTCTCTTGCAGGTGCCGATATGTCAATTAAATAGTTCTCCTCAGCAGACATTGGATCAACAAAGTCTTAATGATACTGCGAAGCATGATCAGCACAAATCAAAATATTGTAGACACTAAAActggatcaacattggttgttgatcccATTCACATTCAACTTCCATTATTGATCCACAAAAAACTGACAGTAAAActggatcaacattggttgttgatcccATTCACATGGATCAACATCCATTCTTGATCCACAAAAAACTAATACTAAAACtggatcaacattgaatgttgatcccattcacatggatcaacttccattgttgatccacacAAAAAATGGTATATTTGTAATAGTAAAGATAAATATAGtaaaaattggatcaacttcctttgttgatccacaaaaaaaaTGATACATTTGTAATAATAAAGATATAGTAAAAACAAATTACCGTCTTGCGGAACCAAGTCATATCAATTTCCTTATTGTTGACTTCCTTACTAAAATCAGCTACAAGCTGCTTGCACAATGCGTTCTGGTCCCATCGTAGGAATCTCGGAGTTGCATTTTCAAAATTCTTCCTTTTGTCGATGTAGCTTTTGGTACGTTCACAGAACCAACACTGCATAATATAAACAACAATGTTAGTTTTTATCCAATAGTATGCATTTCACTCTCTACAAAAATACACAAGTATGTATTTCACTCTCCACAACAATacacattttacttttacagaattAACGTTTTTTCTTACCACTAAGAGAGTTGTGCAGCCACCGATAGCTAACTGTGTATCCTTCTTGTTTGCCAGGTTCGAAATCAAACATTCCCCAACATGATCCGGCCATGAAACTTTGTCCATCAGTAATATATGAGGCAACCATTTCTTTGGGAAGGCTGTCATACCAGTATTTGGGAAAAAGAAAACTGTGCATAACCACATACCGAAAAGTCTTACAAAATGCACCGGATCAGACTCATCTTCTGCTGCATTTTTCAGTTTGCTTACAACCTCATTCTTCATTATTGCGTCTGGACAATCTTTTGGTTTTTTCTGGTCTGAACTTTGTATTTAAGAATTCGTTGTAGTCAATTCCTTTCTTCGGGTGCAGTTGCTGCTTCAATTCTTCACTCTCTATCAGTCTTCTCATCTTGAatatcaaagcgaaatctcttgcTTCCAGAGAGCATTCTTCGTTTTCTCCAAATTTGAACTTTCTGGTTATTGGATCAAATGCACTCATCAGCAGTTGCATTGCAAGATTAATCTTGTTCATCCATTTACCAATCATTCTCTTGTCTATTACATAAAATGGGATGATTAAGTCCCAATATGGAGATTCCTTCAGTGCTTTTGCAAGTATcggtttctttttgttatttgcATCTTCTACTTCAAATTTTTTGCCTAGAAAATTCCCCATATCAGCCAATGGTTGGAGACCTCCTTTGATTCTTTTTTCATTTGCTCTCCACTTGCCTGCATACATGAAACTcaaatcattttcattttcatttttgacAATAATCTTTTGTTTTCTCACATTCTACCCATAATATATTTTCACGAGGGGGCGTAGCCCCCGAGTGAGGTGCGACGTATAAATATGTGTAATCACAGTTCATGCTTTTAACTACCTCTTATTGGATCAAATGTGATATTTTACacagatttattggatcaactgtggttgtttacacatatttattggatcaactgtgactgTTGATCCAAAACTATGATTGGTTACACATATTTATTGTATCAACTGTGACTGTTGATCCAAAACTATGATTGCTTACACATATTATTTCATTAAGGAATCAATGTTTTTACCTTTGAGCCGTGCCTCTGGTTTGCTCTCCTCTTGATTCTCTTCATCtgaattttgttgctcttcttcatcGGATTCTGATTCCGATTCTTCTGATTCTACCTTCTTGGTTTTCAGCCTTTGTTGTGGTTTTACTCTCGGCCTTgaaccgcctacatacatgaagaTCAATCATTGTGTTTTCAATATTTCAAACAACATAGTTAGATATATATACCAGCATACATATCATTTTGTTATATCATTTTGCTTTCGGCCTGTTGTTGTAAAAaatattacaatatatttttttacCTTTTACGACTTTCTTCAGTTTGCCCTTTTCTGCTACTTTTATGTCTTCTTCCGCCTCTTGATCATCTGAATCTTCttgcccttcttcttcttcttcttcttcttcttcttcggattctgattccgattcttcttgttctttctcaATTACCTTCTTGTTTTTCACATTTTGTTGTGTCTTTGCTTTCGCCCTTGACTTGCCTGCATACA
This is a stretch of genomic DNA from Papaver somniferum cultivar HN1 chromosome 1, ASM357369v1, whole genome shotgun sequence. It encodes these proteins:
- the LOC113355939 gene encoding nucleolin-like; the encoded protein is MHRRSPRILKKNQNKKGTQEIRQAKEPKQNVKTKKKIEEDPTRKRKNKNTNEERYVKQKNKAEEEPEQSESESEEEAQEKSDDQDSEEEEDKSEEEAEKSKPKKFAKGGSRPRVKPQQRLKTKKVESEESESESDEEEQQNSDEENQEESKPEARLKGKWRANEKRIKGGLQPLADMGNFLGKKFEVEDANNKKKPILAKALKESPYWDLIIPFYKVQIWRKRRMLSGSKRFRFDIQDEKTDRE